The proteins below come from a single Chrysoperla carnea chromosome 1, inChrCarn1.1, whole genome shotgun sequence genomic window:
- the LOC123290729 gene encoding uncharacterized protein LOC123290729, with the protein MIRLPCKALSPRIKKLDSLSTITDKFYNNSSLASSSSGSSSCNSNCGFNYAFRTALGDSCANKHGCQDYIGVNYSNPLSESIVATSDQEFSKLLKPSSKSQPNKETASRECPYFIQSCVNEHKNNVHTKLITPYNPNNTNDSKTLSKRTKCRKFAKPFKENTKVIRSSDNPYEQWNSPIYQQPPVSNFFSGSPNIYPPTPYVPYQMCNSLLYPPNPLVYQSPPGMVYLPPYYGVGYQNAVHNNHFCKKSHRQIELENRINELNQQMVYLNEKISLEKKWLWYERAIATSYPQDEKVLNQIYSNKYPTNESNSSQNLLTLEINDQKSGYKRHYCKKHKHLNDVNIHNQASSLNNLTKNPRRLEDISPCSKSSAQIKLVAQAMNYKRHIAEIEIQCNNELEQVTDLIHSLKRINDNVSKYEDNDPKKTEETKYDSCVINLRPRPYNEVERESFHRSFSFGKSVTRNFSDSMKYFHNQQSGDDDELIERSENEQSELGDFSQESPSVNASPLPSEKYFSSGESYHTYSIPEDIQINSNDETDGEDGIEAEYEFIKKCDGRSIAGDNNDEEIFTEYEFSYSSN; encoded by the exons ATGATCCGATTACCATG TAAAGCATTATCACCACgtataaaaaaacttgattcGTTATCAACAATaacagataaattttataataattcatcatTAGCAAGTTCAAGTTCTGGATCATCCAGCTGTAATTCAAATTGTGGTTTTAATTACGCATTTAGAAcag CTTTAGGTGATTCATGCGCAAATAAACATGGGTGTCAAGATTATATTGGTGTGAATTATTCAAATCCGTTAAGTGAATCGATAGTGGCTACAAGTGatcaagaattttcaaaattactcaaACCATCATCAAAATCACAGCCGAATAAAGAAACTGCATCACGAGAATGCCCATATTTTATCCAATCATGTGTCAACGAACATAAAAATAACGTACATACTAAATTAATCACACCATATAATCCAAATAACACTAACGATTCTAAAACACTATCAAAACGAACTAAATGCCGTAAATTTGCCAAACCATTCAAAGAAAATACGAAAGTAATACGATCTTCAGATAATCCGTACGAACAATGGAATTCTCCAATTTATCAACAACCACCtgtatcgaattttttttctggatCACCTAATATTTATCCGCCTACTCCATATGTGCCATACCAAATGTGTAATTCATTATTGTATCCACCAAACCCACTGGTTTATCAATCTCCACCTGGTATGGTTTATCTACCACCGTATTATGGTGTTGGCTATCAAAATGCCGtccataataatcatttttgtaaaaaatcacATAGGCAAATTGAATTGGAAAATCGCATTAATGAATTAAATCAACAAAtggtatatttaaatgaaaaaatttccttgGAAAAGAAATGGCTGTGGTATGAACGAGCCATAGCTACATCTTATCCTCAG GATGAAAaagtattaaatcaaatttactcaaataaatatcCAACAAATGAGTCAAATTCATCCCAGAATTTATTAACACTTGAAATAAACGATCAAAAATCCGGATACAAACGGCATTATtgtaaaaaacacaaacatttgAATGATGTAAATATTCACAACCAAGCGTCGTCTCTGAATAACTTAACAAAAAACCCGAGACGATTAGAAGACATTTCACCGTGTTCAAAAAGTAGTGCTCAAATCAAGTTAGTTGCACAAGCCATGAATTACAAACGACATATCGCTGAAATTGAGATTCAGTGTAACAATGAATTGGAACAAGTGACTGATTTAATACATTCGTTAAAACGGATCAATgataatgtttcaaaatatgaaGATAACGATCCGAAAAAGACTGAAGAAACTAAGTACGATAGTTGTGTTATAAATTTACGGCCACGACCATATAACGAAGTAGAGCGTGAATCATTTCATCGTAGCTTTTCGTTTGGTAAGAGTGTAACTCGAAATTTCAGTGAtagtatgaaatattttcacaatCAACAAAGTGGGGATGACGATGAATTGATTGAACGATCTGAAAACGAACAGTctgaattaggtgatttttctCAAGAAAGTCCATCTGTAAATGCGTCACCGTTACCaagcgaaaaatatttttcatcggGTGAAAGCTATCACACTTATAGTATACCAGAAGATATACAAATTAATTCAAACGATGAGACCGATGGAGAAGATGGAATTGAAGCtgaatatgaatttattaaaaagtgtgATGGAAGATCAATAGCCGGTGACAATAATGACGAAGAGATATTCACGGAATATGAATTCAGTTATTCAAGTAATTAA